One Gemmatimonadota bacterium DNA window includes the following coding sequences:
- a CDS encoding nicotinate phosphoribosyltransferase encodes MDQKGSCPIHWSPSLATDLYELTMAAGYFVNERRERATFELFIRDLPARRSWLVAAGLRQAVDYLSALRFSADDIDHLKTLPPFQRIPDAFFDFLSSFRFSGDLWAIPEGTVVFAGEPLIRITAPIIEAQIVETFLLTTVNHQTLVATKAARIVEAAAGRGVVEFGSRRAHGPEAGLMAARAAVIGGCIGTSNVEAGRQFGITVYGTAAHSWIMTFENELEAFRAYHRVFPGSTTLLLDTFDPVEAARLATRIGPSLKGVRLDSGDLADQARRVRGILDEAGMTETRIMLSGDLNEFRIASLVEAGVPVDLFGVGNELVNSPDAPSLSGVYKLCALETPSGTRPVFKLSEGKQTRPYAKQVWRRRDGHGEFVEDRVTRDGEPAGFQEWEPLLGPVMRSGRLEGPMPDLSAAGRRRASQLDSLPARYKRREDAAAYPVRFSAQLSANR; translated from the coding sequence ATGGACCAGAAGGGTTCCTGCCCGATTCACTGGTCGCCTTCGCTGGCAACCGATCTGTACGAACTCACGATGGCGGCCGGCTATTTCGTAAACGAACGCCGGGAAAGAGCCACCTTCGAGTTGTTCATCAGGGACCTGCCGGCACGGCGGTCCTGGCTCGTCGCGGCCGGGTTGCGGCAGGCCGTCGATTATCTGTCCGCACTCAGGTTTTCTGCGGACGACATCGATCATCTGAAGACATTGCCGCCGTTTCAACGTATACCGGACGCGTTTTTCGATTTCCTGTCTTCGTTTCGCTTTTCGGGAGATCTCTGGGCCATACCCGAAGGGACCGTGGTTTTCGCCGGCGAGCCGTTGATTCGGATTACGGCGCCGATTATCGAAGCCCAGATCGTCGAGACCTTCCTGCTGACCACGGTAAACCACCAGACCCTGGTGGCCACGAAGGCGGCGCGTATCGTCGAAGCCGCCGCGGGCAGGGGTGTGGTGGAATTCGGCAGCCGCCGGGCCCACGGCCCCGAGGCAGGACTGATGGCGGCCCGGGCCGCGGTCATCGGGGGGTGCATCGGGACGTCCAACGTGGAGGCGGGACGGCAGTTCGGCATCACCGTCTACGGGACCGCCGCCCACTCCTGGATCATGACCTTCGAAAACGAGTTGGAGGCCTTCCGCGCCTACCATCGCGTTTTCCCCGGGAGCACCACGCTGTTGCTGGACACCTTCGACCCCGTAGAGGCTGCCAGGCTGGCCACCAGGATAGGACCGTCTCTGAAGGGAGTTCGGCTCGACAGCGGCGACCTGGCCGATCAGGCGAGGCGAGTCCGCGGCATCCTGGACGAGGCCGGAATGACGGAAACGAGGATCATGCTCAGCGGAGATCTGAACGAATTCCGAATCGCTTCGCTGGTCGAAGCCGGGGTACCCGTGGATCTCTTCGGTGTCGGCAATGAACTGGTCAACTCGCCGGACGCGCCGTCCCTGAGCGGCGTTTACAAGCTATGCGCGCTGGAAACGCCTTCCGGTACGCGGCCGGTCTTCAAACTCAGCGAGGGGAAGCAGACCCGGCCCTATGCAAAGCAGGTGTGGCGGCGGCGCGACGGGCATGGGGAGTTCGTGGAGGACCGGGTAACCCGGGACGGCGAACCAGCCGGATTCCAGGAATGGGAACCCCTGCTCGGCCCTGTCATGCGCAGCGGCCGCCTTGAAGGTCCGATGCCGGACCTGTCCGCGGCCGGCCGCAGGAGGGCGTCACAACTGGACAGCCTCCCCGCGCGCTACAAACGAAGGGAAGACGCGGCGGCCTATCCCGTCCGGTTCAGTGCTCAACTTTCCGCAAATCGATAA
- the pyrH gene encoding UMP kinase — MRYKRVLVKLSGGALSGQNPWGFDPSAIEYIASEVMKLHAAGVEVGIVAGGGNIFKGELGQDWGIERAEADNIGMIATVINSMMLRGALTSRGAGDVRVMTAIPINTVAEPYIRLRAVRHLEHGCIVLLAAGTGNPYVTTDYPSVLRALELRTEVLLSAKNGTDGIYTSDPRENPDARRYKVISYDSVIQHDLKVMDQTAVLLARDNGLPIHVFDFNSPGAMERICRGEDLGSLITRAADQFA; from the coding sequence GTGCGTTACAAACGAGTATTGGTCAAACTCAGCGGCGGTGCGCTTTCGGGTCAAAATCCCTGGGGATTCGATCCTTCCGCCATCGAGTACATTGCCAGCGAGGTCATGAAGTTGCATGCCGCGGGTGTCGAGGTGGGCATCGTGGCGGGCGGCGGCAACATATTCAAAGGCGAACTGGGCCAGGACTGGGGCATCGAGCGGGCGGAGGCCGACAACATCGGCATGATCGCGACCGTGATCAACAGCATGATGCTCCGGGGCGCACTGACCTCACGCGGTGCGGGCGACGTCCGGGTCATGACGGCCATCCCCATCAATACCGTGGCCGAACCCTATATCCGGCTCCGAGCCGTCCGGCACCTGGAGCACGGCTGCATCGTCCTCCTCGCCGCCGGCACCGGGAACCCATACGTGACCACGGACTATCCATCGGTTCTGCGCGCCCTGGAACTTCGGACCGAAGTCCTGCTTTCGGCCAAGAACGGCACCGACGGGATCTATACGAGCGATCCCCGGGAAAACCCGGACGCCCGCAGGTACAAGGTCATCAGCTACGACTCGGTCATCCAGCACGATCTCAAAGTCATGGACCAGACGGCCGTGCTGCTGGCCCGCGACAACGGGTTGCCGATTCACGTTTTCGACTTCAACTCGCCCGGCGCCATGGAACGCATCTGCCGTGGCGAGGACCTCGGCAGCCTCATCACAAGGGCGGCGGACCAGTTCGCCTGA
- a CDS encoding NADH:flavin oxidoreductase, translating into MPKHFRYRSLEDLQQDIDRLGLNEDIPLTEDLDPLWRPIRFGNRTIGNSMAVHPMEGCDGHLDGSPDELVFRRWRLFGEGGAKLIWGEATAVTEEARANTRQLWLHDGNAVSFEALLAQTREAHRTVHGRDDDLVVGLQLTHSGRYSYRKPLIAFHDPAADPVTLVDKKRKIPVTPDYPVLTDADLGRVEDALVDTAVLAWKLGFDFVDIKQCHRYLLSELLAARLREGDYGGSLENRTRLVRNVIGRIREETKDELPLATRMNIYDGIPYTTDPDTGTGTPRAPYPVPYLSGFGVDADDPLREDLSEPVAVAGLLKEAGIGMINATMGSPYYNPHVGRPAERSPVDGYDAPEHPLFGVARHFRAAAALCAAHPELHIVGTGYSWLQKYMINAGAANIRDGRVTVMGSGRGALAYPDFAKDVAEHGEMIRKKSCITVSYCTALMRGKHNELGQFAVGCVPRDKIYADIYKEMLDTAPEP; encoded by the coding sequence ATGCCGAAGCATTTTCGCTACCGTTCGCTCGAGGATCTGCAACAGGATATCGACCGCCTCGGATTGAACGAAGATATCCCGTTGACCGAGGACCTCGATCCGCTCTGGCGCCCCATCCGGTTCGGGAACCGCACGATCGGCAACTCCATGGCCGTGCACCCCATGGAGGGATGCGATGGGCACCTGGACGGCTCGCCTGACGAGCTGGTATTCCGCAGGTGGCGGCTCTTCGGCGAGGGCGGGGCCAAACTGATCTGGGGCGAAGCCACGGCCGTGACGGAGGAAGCCCGGGCGAATACCCGGCAACTCTGGTTGCACGATGGCAACGCCGTGTCCTTCGAGGCGCTGCTCGCGCAGACCCGCGAGGCCCACCGGACCGTCCATGGCCGCGATGACGACCTGGTGGTCGGGCTGCAGCTGACCCACTCGGGCCGTTACAGTTACCGGAAACCGCTCATCGCCTTCCACGATCCCGCCGCCGATCCGGTCACCCTCGTGGACAAGAAGCGCAAGATACCGGTTACCCCGGACTACCCGGTGCTGACGGACGCCGATCTCGGCCGGGTGGAGGATGCCCTCGTGGATACCGCGGTCCTGGCCTGGAAACTGGGGTTCGACTTTGTGGACATCAAGCAGTGCCATCGCTACCTGCTCTCCGAACTACTGGCCGCAAGGCTCCGGGAAGGCGATTACGGCGGGAGTCTCGAGAACCGGACGCGGCTGGTCCGGAATGTGATCGGACGCATTCGCGAAGAAACGAAGGACGAATTGCCGCTGGCAACCCGGATGAACATATACGACGGCATTCCGTACACCACCGACCCGGATACGGGCACGGGCACGCCCCGCGCGCCGTACCCCGTACCCTACCTCTCCGGATTCGGCGTGGACGCGGACGATCCGCTGCGGGAGGACCTGTCGGAACCGGTCGCGGTGGCCGGCCTGCTCAAGGAGGCCGGGATCGGGATGATCAACGCCACCATGGGAAGCCCCTACTACAATCCCCACGTGGGCCGTCCGGCCGAGCGATCGCCGGTGGACGGCTACGATGCCCCCGAACATCCCCTGTTCGGCGTTGCGCGGCACTTCCGCGCGGCAGCCGCCCTCTGCGCGGCGCATCCGGAACTCCACATCGTGGGTACCGGGTATAGCTGGCTGCAGAAGTACATGATCAACGCGGGTGCGGCGAATATCCGCGACGGCCGGGTCACCGTCATGGGATCGGGCAGAGGCGCGTTGGCCTATCCCGATTTCGCGAAGGACGTGGCCGAGCACGGTGAAATGATCCGAAAGAAGAGCTGTATCACGGTCAGTTACTGCACCGCCCTGATGCGCGGGAAGCACAACGAACTCGGCCAGTTCGCCGTCGGATGCGTTCCACGGGACAAGATCTACGCGGACATCTACAAGGAGATGCTGGATACAGCGCCTGAACCCTAG